A segment of the Nasonia vitripennis strain AsymCx chromosome 2, Nvit_psr_1.1, whole genome shotgun sequence genome:
tcttctttcaattaaaatattatcttATTGGTTATCGTAAATCGATACCATTATTATCGTGGCAATATCATACGTGGATTTAAAAAACACAGCTCAACGCAGGCGagaataataagaagaatCAATATTGATGAGACCTTATAGTTCAAACATATTGTATATTAATATTCAAAGTTTCTCTTTAAACTGTTATTCACCATTGGTAAAGTAGGGTTCTCGCGACCATCAGTGCAGTGCGTATATAATAAGTGTAAAAGCGCGCGTGGGGGGAAAAAAAAGCGTAACATAAATAAACGTTCAAAATTTGTGAACGTAGCGTTGCGCGCATCGGAGCCCACTTGCGGTGCACTGACGCACGCTGCTGCCAAAAACGGCCAATCCGGCAACCGAACGACCTTGACGTTTTCATTTCGTTCGCGGCCGGataatattctctctctctctctctctctctattcagCATATCTCTCGTGAGTTGCAGTGCCGACAAATtcgcgctgcgcgcgcgcgcgcgcgcgccagctgTTTTTATCGAATAGCGGCGGGCGGGCCTCGTCTGCTCCCCGTAAAATATTCCATTCAGTCGGCGTTCATTCGCTCTAGCAGAATTTAGTGCTCCGCCCGTCGTCCGCGCCAACTGTCTCTGTATATGttgattgttattattttatattgattCGCGTAGCCGAgtcgttaattttttatgGGTTTTAATACTGAAAATTGCTTGGTACACGTGAACTGAACAAGTGCATCGTTCTATTACCGACGAGTGAAAGAAAATGCGATCAATTTCTCCAGTCCTTCTTCGTGTGTTACTATTCTTGCGAGCACAACGCGCGCCAATTATCTTATCAACTTTTAAAGATTGAAAAGTCGATTGACCCTTTTGTCATTTATGTGCTACTCATAAACGCTCGACATGCCGTATAGTAGAGTGTTTCTCACACAATAAGCAATTTAAAAggttaaatatttgtttatttttctatttgattttttttttttttaattatattgttATTCTGTGATTgagactttttttgtaaaaataatttttatgagAAGTCTTATGGaagatataatatttaattgctCTCACTAGGCATGTGAGTGACAGTTTACAAGGCATTTCACACAATTATCATTTACTTCAATTCCATGGAAATTGAGAAGAAACCATATCGGAGGTCTCCACAAGAGGCACTGTATCGAATACCTCAAGTCATCTCAAAGCTTGTTGAAAGATTCTTTTATAAGTAAGTGCtgtatcaataaataaatttcattgataatttttaCCCTAATATTTTTGATCTTTTATCAAGTCTTGGGCTGCAAATAGCAAAAAAACCAAAAAGATGGATGATCTGTTGTTCGGTGTTGGTGATTTTGTGTCTAGCTGGATTGCTTCGATTCAGACAAGAGAAGAACCCCTTGAAACTATGGGTTCCACCGGATTCAGATTTTGTTCGAGATACAGAGTGGTTGACCTCAACTTTCAAAGAAGGGCAGAGAATCGAAAGAATGATATTTGCTGCAGATGACATACTTGAACCTCAAGCACTacttaaattaaatgaaataactTTGCGTGTATTTAATGCTCAGACACAAACTATACCAAAGACTTCTTGGACAGATATTTGTTTTAAGTAAATCATATCTTCTTGTAGTTGGAATTAGTCTGAGTAATAGGCAAATGCAATAATCTTTcactaatatttattaatcatTTCTAGGGTTCCCATTATTTCTGGCATTACTGAACGCAGAAAAAGACAAATGGATGATAGTTTTTTTGACAAAGAGCCAGTCATGTCAAATAAAATTGGATATGATGCAGGAATACATTTACCAACTCAATTATATTGTGGTGTTCTTAATAGTTTACCCAAGGGCTGTTTGTTACTCAGTATTATGGACATTTGGGAGTTTAATTCAACTTTGATCAAGTCCCAAACAAAAGAAGACattattaacaaatttaatTCTGTAAATATAAGTCCTACACTAGGTCATCCAATAAATTTTAGTGAATTATTAGGTGGTATCACCAAAGATCAGAACGGTAGAATCGTTAGTGCAAAGGTCGTGAAAACGCAGTGGATGGTATATATCAATTTTACAAAAGTCAATATGGATGAGATGGGTAACGATGCAGGTACTGCAGATTGGGTAAGGCAGCAACCTTTTACTTTCAGATCATCAAGTTTTGATTTGCATGATTACATGTCTTGTACAATTTCAGTCAACAAAAGAAGTCTTTGATTGGGAACACGTTTATCTCCAAGAATTGGAAAAAGCGTCAAAAGAATTACAAGCacagaaaagaaataatacTTATGCATTGTATTACGAAGCCGGACGAAGTTTCGGAGACATAAGTCAAGATAGTATTTTTCACGACGTTGAAAAGCTCATTGCTGGTATAATGATCATGTCTATTTATGTACAAGTGATACTCTCCAAGTTCAATTGGGTGGAATGGCGAGTAAGTCACGCAAGATAACTATAGTTATTCACgcgttgaaaaatataattctcaCATCTATAATTTGATTAATTACAGTTTTGGCTAACCAGCGTAGCTCTATTTTGCATAGGAGGCGCTTTCGCGGTTGCCATCGGTCTTTGCTCTCTTTTTGGGGTCCCATACGGCCCAGTTCACACTTCACTGCCTTTTATGCTCATGGGTTTAGGAGTCGACGATACGTTCGTCATGATGGCTGCTTGGGAGGAGGTAATATCgcacgaaaaaaatcgcgaCAAGCCATTACCCGAAAGGGTTGCTTTGGCTTTGAGTCACGCTGGGGCAGCGATTTCGGTCACCTCACTCACCGATGTTGTCGCCTTCGTCATTGGAGCTTCAACGGCAAGTATAGATTGGTATTAGCATACACGAGTTCTTTAGTTCTCCGAATCGAatatgtaacttttttttacaaaatttcagaTTCTACCGTCCTTGCACTCGTTTTGTATATACGCAGCCGTAGGAGTCTTTGTAACTTTCATCTTGCAAGTAACATTTTTCGTCGCTTTTTTCACGTTAGATTGTCAGCGAGTGGAGAACAAACGTAACGGGGTGCTACCGTGTGTAACGCACGAAAACTACGTACCAAAAGTGGCGGACGTCAAACAGAATATTTCGTGGAGGTTGGCTGATAAACTGTACACGAAAGTAGTTTTTACGATTCCCGGAAAATTAGTCATTTTAGCCATTACGATAACGTTTGCAACGTTTGGTGGAATTGGATCTAGTCGACTGGAGCAATGGTTCGACCCAGTCTGGTTTCTGCCCAAAGAATCGTActtgaatcattttctcaccGTGAAAGAACAAGAATTCCCGAAAGTAGGCCACGAAGCTACGGTGTTCATGAGCAACATAGATTTTGTTCAAGATTTTCCCAAGATTTTAAATCTCAGTCGGACTTTGGAGAACGCATCGTTTACGGAAAATGTTAAAAACTGGCCAGTAGATTTCGTCCACTTTTCCAatgcaaattttaatattggtaatcaaattttttctccCCAATGAGATCCTCATAGAACGAATTTCATAATTGCCCATCATGCTTTTCAGATGCGGAAAACAGGACTCTACTCGAGGACGATTTCCAGAATTGCCTGTCGAAATTTTTGTTCAGTCGGATCGGCGGAAAGTATCAGAGGAATTTTCGATTCAGTGGCAACCTGACGTGCGGCGTAAAAGCTCCGCTTATCGAGATGGCTAGTATAGACTTTTCTTTCAGCAAATTTTCTTCGCCGTACGAATGGATCCCAGGAATGGACGACGCAAAGCGCACAGTAGCTGAAGCCGGTTTCAAGGGTTTCGCAACCGTCTGGAGCGAAATGTTCGCAACATGGGTGACAGACAAAGTAATTTCACAAGAGGTCGTCCGGAATCTCATTCTAGCTCTAATTTGCGTTATGGGCATGACTGCCTTTCTAATTGCCGAGCCGCAAACTTGCCTATGGATATTACTCTGTGTTCTTTTGACTCTACTCGACGTTTGCGGATTCATGTATTATTGGGGCCTTACAATTGATATTGTATCGTGCATAGGTCAGTATCTACTATTTTCTTCTAATTCAATGAACCAAGCAAGGAAACTAACGAATTTCGTATATTTCATGTCCAGGATTAGAATTAGCTGTAGGCCTGAGTGTGGATTACGCAGCTCACGTGGCGCACGCTTTTCTTAACGCCGGCGAAATCGCGGGTGCGAGCAGGAGAGTCGACCGCAGCAGCCGCGCGCTCAAGGCGATGCGCCACATTGGTGCTGCCGTACTTTTTGGAGCTGGCTCGACGTTACTCGCCCTCTCCTTGCTGTCGTTTTCACGGGCCTACGTATTCCGTGCCTTCTTCAAGATCTTTCTGCTGGTCATAGTCTTTGGATTGTGGCATGGCCTGTTATTCTTGCCCGTCGTACTTAGCACCATTGGTCCGCGCAGTTTGCATGCTGATTTTCGAAACGTAAGCAAGGGCGCATTACATTTACGGATTTTGCttggtaatttaaaaaaaaaaaaattgatttctttACTTTCATTACAGAATACTACTAGGAGCGTAGAAATGACACAAGAAGTGGAGGCTGCAGCAGTGCCGCTAAACAAAGATGACGTTGTTcatcaataatatttatttttggttCAATAaacatacaaaattattacattattcatACTATTAATCACacatttatacaaaaataatattaaacgtcattgaattaaaataatcttagaaaaaatgttatctACGAATGGCGTTTGAACGAAATGGTGAAAATTATGTAtagaaaatgacaaaaaacTTGATATAATTTAAGGATGGAATCGTCAATCCATCTGCATGTACATttacaattatatatatatatatatttatgcattaatatttatatatattaagaTTACAAAACAAGTACAAAATAATTGCTTCGTCCAGgattttcattcttttttatgcgatatacatatacagtaatttatatataatatcttCACTTAATATATCATAATCTCACGTGAGCGGATGAAAGGAAcatgactatatatatatatatatatatatcaataaGGTGCATACTTCTATCTAAGTAAAaacaaacttgtttttttttcatagcaAATATTATCGAGCTCCCTGTACTTCTGACTTGTGTTGCACATGCAAATTTACTTTCTAGCTCTCATTGATTCTGTAAAATTAGGCTGCCTTCTGCATTTCTTGTCAAGTTGGTTGACTTCTAAAGAATttacagtaaacaaagaagcTACATTTTAAAGAGAAACTGTTTTGCCTCAGTTTCGCAAATCTATGACTTGATCAATCCCCAACTTACCCCGTAGATTGTCcgatttgcattttttcacTTCATGTTCACTGTCTAATGCAAACTAAAtgtaaaaactaaataaaatatccgctttttcattatatacgtcgtttaattttacaaaaaatagatGATTAACAACAACAATTGATTTGTTTTAGAAGTATTACTTATGTCTTAGGTACATACGAAAGGAATTATTTCTTGCGAAAAAGTATCGTACAAACTGTTGTTTCTgcacatttataaatatttttgtttcaattaaaaaatgacaTCGTCAAACATTGTTCGTGATTGCAATATTAAACTCAACGGTTTTAACGTTTGAATTTCACGCAAATCCAAAAAGTGTTGATTTTAAGATCATGAGAaatattactataaaaaaGTGTCAACTATATCATTGGTCTCGCGTTTTCAATCTTAACtcgtgtaaaaataattcaggCAGTGAGCGCTTCAAGTTCAGGTATTATTTTGTTCGCTATTGTTTGATGCagatcgttttttatttttattttcgatccaaGTACCCGCAAATTTTCGTATGTTCGTAATAATACCGCGCTGACTTGGATTGGAATGAGCAAGTCTCGCGTAGAGGAATCATAAAGAAGAGATACACTATGTCATGGAAAAGAATTACTATAATCAGTATTATGGTCACAtttaagtattaaaaaattgatattctTCATCGTTCAGTGATAATTTATTGCttcttaaattatttattccatTTATCGTGAAGAAATCAATAGCATGCAATCACAGTATTCAATAAAATGTCATTATTCGTCATTGCAAGTCGAGAcatcaaattataaaaaagagcTGTTATTTACAGTGTATCTTGTAATTAACATCTAAACAcagtcattttttaaaataacataCATGTGGCCACTTGTTGCACTTGCAAGTACCAGCAGGCATATAgacatatatatgtatcatCGAAATTAGGTAGTCTAGGCTACTGGTTATTTTTCATCGAGCCTTGTTCTGCTTCACGTTTGCCGTTCATTTGCGTTACTTGCGAGTTATTTTCCCTCGCATCTggcaaaaattattatatgcCTATCTAATAGACgtacatttatatatatatatatatatatttatatatattttttgtatttatattttgttatttgtatATACATCACACGatatgcatacatatacaaCGAAGCTC
Coding sequences within it:
- the LOC100116840 gene encoding NPC intracellular cholesterol transporter 1, whose amino-acid sequence is MEIEKKPYRRSPQEALYRIPQVISKLVERFFYNLGLQIAKKPKRWMICCSVLVILCLAGLLRFRQEKNPLKLWVPPDSDFVRDTEWLTSTFKEGQRIERMIFAADDILEPQALLKLNEITLRVFNAQTQTIPKTSWTDICFKVPIISGITERRKRQMDDSFFDKEPVMSNKIGYDAGIHLPTQLYCGVLNSLPKGCLLLSIMDIWEFNSTLIKSQTKEDIINKFNSVNISPTLGHPINFSELLGGITKDQNGRIVSAKVVKTQWMVYINFTKVNMDEMGNDAGTADWSTKEVFDWEHVYLQELEKASKELQAQKRNNTYALYYEAGRSFGDISQDSIFHDVEKLIAGIMIMSIYVQVILSKFNWVEWRFWLTSVALFCIGGAFAVAIGLCSLFGVPYGPVHTSLPFMLMGLGVDDTFVMMAAWEEVISHEKNRDKPLPERVALALSHAGAAISVTSLTDVVAFVIGASTILPSLHSFCIYAAVGVFVTFILQVTFFVAFFTLDCQRVENKRNGVLPCVTHENYVPKVADVKQNISWRLADKLYTKVVFTIPGKLVILAITITFATFGGIGSSRLEQWFDPVWFLPKESYLNHFLTVKEQEFPKVGHEATVFMSNIDFVQDFPKILNLSRTLENASFTENVKNWPVDFVHFSNANFNIDAENRTLLEDDFQNCLSKFLFSRIGGKYQRNFRFSGNLTCGVKAPLIEMASIDFSFSKFSSPYEWIPGMDDAKRTVAEAGFKGFATVWSEMFATWVTDKVISQEVVRNLILALICVMGMTAFLIAEPQTCLWILLCVLLTLLDVCGFMYYWGLTIDIVSCIGLELAVGLSVDYAAHVAHAFLNAGEIAGASRRVDRSSRALKAMRHIGAAVLFGAGSTLLALSLLSFSRAYVFRAFFKIFLLVIVFGLWHGLLFLPVVLSTIGPRSLHADFRNNTTRSVEMTQEVEAAAVPLNKDDVVHQ